TTCAACCGCCCGCTCGCCGACAATAGGGCGAAGGGCGGACTCGCTTGGCTCGTTTTTGTCAAACGCAACCACAAACTCGCAGAATTTTTGCGGCTCTGAAATCTTCAGCTCAGGGAAATATACCCCATACCACTCAGACATCCGCTCAAAAAGCAGGTTGGCTGTCTTATTAATGTCCTCTATAGAGGCTACGGTGAAGGCAAGCAGGTTGTCGCGCTTTACCAAAGCCGATTTGACTGCAAGCTTTGCCTTTTCAAGATAACGCCTTTGGTCAACCATTTTGAATCACCCTAAAAACACAACTAGAAATCAAGATAATAAACCCTGGCAAACGCGAGTCTGTGTTTACCTCTGCATTCAACTCTGCATTCATGCCTGAATTTACCCGCAAACAGGTCTGATATTTGGCATTAGGGGCTTATAAGCATATTTAATTAGTTTGCAGCAGCAAAAACCAACAAGGAAGCCAGAACGCTGCAAGGCCAAAAGACAACCCAAGTGCAGTTTGCTCCTAAAGGTGTGTTTAAATGCCGTTGTTCCAAAAGTTGATGGAAATTGCGATAAAGCGCTCATTCTTGCTGCCCTCAAACGAGGTCTACACGCAGACATCCGGGTTTTACGATTATGGGCCGGCAGGAGTGCTGCTCAAGCATAAGATACAGGAGCAATGGAGGCGGCAATTTTTGAAGCAGGACGGTTTTCTGGAAGTAGAAACTGCCCAGATACTGCCTGAAATTGTGCTCAAGGCATCTGGCCACGCTGCAAATTTTGCAGACCCGCTTGTCGGCTGCGCAAAGTGCAAGAACAGGTTTAGGGCAGACCACCTCATTGAGGAGGCAAGAAAAAAGGCTGGAAAGGATGGTTTGACGCAGGGAGATGGGGCGCAGGAAGGCATCCTTGAGGGGCTCAACCCAAAGCAGCTAGAGCAAAAGATAAGGGAGATTGGCGTGAAATGCCCGCAGTGCGGCGGGGAATTTGAAGGCGTCGGCTGGTTCAATCTCATGTTCCAGACAAATATCGGACCCATTGAAGGCAATACAGCGTATGCAAGGCCTGAAACGGCCCAGGGAATTTTCCTTGATTTTCCGCGGATTTTCAGGAATTATGGCGGCAAGCTGCCCCTTGCCATAGGGCAGGTTGGAAAATCATTCAGAAACGAGATTTCCCCGCGCCAGGGCCTAGTCAGGCTGCGCGAGTTCACGCAAATGGAAATCGAGTATTTTTTCAACCCGAAAAGCCCTCAAATTGAGGGATTTGAGAAGTATAAGGACACTAAGATTAGGATTGCACTGGATGGCAAGGCAGCAAAAGAGGGAACGGCAGGCGGCTTTTTGTCTGACGGCACAATTCCAAACCAGATACTTGCGTATTTTATTGCCAAGGAATTTGAGTTTTATTTGTCCCTCGGCCTGCCGTATGAAAAGTTCTGGATGAGAAAGCTTGGGGCAGCTGAAACACCGCACTATTCTGGCGGCAATTTTGACATGGAGGTAGAAACTTCGTACGGAATAATTGAAACTATTGGAAACGCCTACAGGACAGACTATGAC
This Candidatus Parvarchaeota archaeon DNA region includes the following protein-coding sequences:
- the glyS gene encoding glycine--tRNA ligase, giving the protein MPLFQKLMEIAIKRSFLLPSNEVYTQTSGFYDYGPAGVLLKHKIQEQWRRQFLKQDGFLEVETAQILPEIVLKASGHAANFADPLVGCAKCKNRFRADHLIEEARKKAGKDGLTQGDGAQEGILEGLNPKQLEQKIREIGVKCPQCGGEFEGVGWFNLMFQTNIGPIEGNTAYARPETAQGIFLDFPRIFRNYGGKLPLAIGQVGKSFRNEISPRQGLVRLREFTQMEIEYFFNPKSPQIEGFEKYKDTKIRIALDGKAAKEGTAGGFLSDGTIPNQILAYFIAKEFEFYLSLGLPYEKFWMRKLGAAETPHYSGGNFDMEVETSYGIIETIGNAYRTDYDLSAHSKMSGTDLSVFVEEEKAKVMPHVVEPSLGVDRLFWCILEHCFRDKSKEKDWEWFDFPPHIAPFTVAVFPLMKKDGLAEKAKEVVQLLRASLGYDVMYSESGSIGRRYARADEIGTPYCLTVDYQTLEDGTVTVRYRNDGAQERLKILDLAEIIRQNVKSGKVKIS